TGCAGTTTGTTATGGATCAACTGACCGTGGTTGTCAGCGGTTGCGAAATTGTCCAAGAGATTATTGCAATAGCCTGAGAATGGAATGTCCCTATATGAAACTAGGGAATCACCGGCAGACTACGCCGCAGCAGCACGCCTGCTAGTTGCCTTAACATCCACACCACAGGTCAAAGACGTGATAATTGTTTTGACAAAACAGCGGTattataccgtgactggaacaatatacaaatgtGTGCGAGAGGGGTGGgggggaaaaaaagagagagagagagagagagagagagagagagagagagagagagagagagagagagagagagagagagagagagagagagagagagagagagagagagagagagatattacgactaaatggcccaagtcggaccgaaacgtccgaagcttctctgtgcgggttatttgtgcatgattgatttattttttttttaaccctggaTAGTTAGCCACCCACGATAACCCAAGACTGAGTTACCGAGACATTTCCATTTTAAGTCCTTAAACATTATCACCCAGGGTGAAATCCACACtggtctactaacacccaggcaacTACTACCTAGATGAACGGGcgaacaggtgtaagaaaactcCCAATGTTTTCACTCTTACTGGGGATGGAACCACGGACACCGAGTAGAGTATTGCCTGCCAGGCCACGGGGCATTTAAAGTCTCTGGGGAGTAGGAGGTCATGAAAATTACCATCAAAGTTGGCAACGTACTTTAGAAACCTAACTATTGGACACTAAGGACGATAAGGGGCATTACGTGTAGCTTTGTTTACAAATAAGTGAATTGATGCTTCACACGGAGCACTATACTTAATAGGGAAAATTCTAGTCAAATCTAGATTGTCTTCAGATTACGAACTGAAAAATTTGCGCCCTATTTCAGTGCTGAAGTGTACACAAGTAGAGATTAAGCACTTTAGAGACTGAATTTAGCGAAGGGAAGTCTTCCAAACCCCAAACTGCCTATTAACCAAATTTTTATATTTTACGCCTATGAAGTAATAAGTAAAACTGCCACTAACTCGGCAAGTCTTGTAGCGCTACGAGTAACTAGTTGTGGTGGCAGTTCCTCTTGACATTTTCTTGCCTCCAGCAAGAAAATTAAGTCACGAGGAAAGGGGGGAATGTTAAGGCATTCACTCCCGTCAAGGAATTTGAGCACAATGCCAATAACAGACTGGACAAGAGGAAAGAAAGTGGCAACAGTTTAAGACTTTTGGAGTCTAGGCATTCCACGAGGGTTTAGTTCTGGcagaattaaaaatatatatatatgaggacttgcccTGCGGTGAATAATAGCTTCCAACAACTGTCCAACTAGCCAATAAAGGCGCGTGAGcctgttataaaaaaaaaaaaaaaacttcccgaATACTTTAAAAGACCACCAGCTGGAAATAAtcaggtgttgactgtcagaGTCTGAAGTCGTATCTTTACATATCCCCCCCCCTCTCCATTCCTCTAATCCAGAGTTAAACCAAAAGGTTTACTAGTCTTAAATTAGCGGGGTaggggtgaaaaaaaaaaaaaaaaaaaagcactaaacccgtaaaaACTGTCACTAGAGTCTAATAAGTCTGGGTTGATGCGAGGAAGATAATTTGACAGCATTTGCGAGTGTTGCCATCACTTAGCCGAGTAACTGTTCTGAGGTACACTTGCATTCATGGtgataaggggggggggagaaaggggCAGTAAACCCTCAGGAGTTTTACAACTCGACAACTAGAGGCATGATTAACTGAAGTAATGGTTAGTTTCAGTTCCTTTGATAAAGGATCAGAGGCCTAATAGGCTGGTTTACCGTCATTGCCTACCACTGGGGTAACAAACTTCCCCAACCTCAAGAATTCACGAAATTAAAAGACTTAAACTGATTAACTTTACCCCATTTCGGGTTTGACCTTTAAGGAACTCGAGGGTAAGAAATGCGGGAAGGTTAAGTATACAAGTCATATTTTAGAACAAAGTTAAAACAGCAGCCTGGGGCAGTAATAAAAGCAGCTACATGGGTTTATACTATAGTAAAACCCAAATAGTTTGAACCGCACGTAGGTGAACTCTTTAGGCATTGATTCATCTTACGGTAGAAGATGAAACTGTAGACTCGTCGTAACCGTACGTGACGGTACGCGTAGTTACTATGGTATTTTCATCGTAGACTGAGAACAGTGTTGGGCTGCACTGAAGAGTCATCGTAATCGTAGGAACTGTGCGCAAGGGGAGAGACCACGGTAGAGTCATCGTAGTAGGCTAGTGTATTGCTGGTAGAAGTTACTAAGGAGTAGTCATAATCGTAGGAAGGAAAAAAATCCATGGTAGGAGTAGAGATGACGGCAGCGTCACCGTAATCATAGAAAACCAAGACGGTGGAAAATCCATCCGTTAGTGAAGTCACCATAGATGTTACCACCTCTTTGTGGAGGATTGTTGTGAGAACCGTAACTGTACTAGACGCCAGTCGAGCAGGAATAATTACATCCTCGAATGCATCTGTAAAAGAAAGATATTATTTTATAAAAATATTTAGAAGTCCAAAACCAGCAGGtggggagagaaaaaaaaaaaaaaaaaaaaaaaaaaggggggggagggaataaGAAATTAAGGCAAGAGATGGTACGTGTAGATTGATGGATAAAGATTAAATTGTGAAGTAATGGCCTAGGGACCCCAAAGACGACCTTTTTGGAAGGATAATGTCACTTAGATGAAGACACTAGTATTCAACCTACCTCTCCCTAGAAGCAGGTGGGCTGTATCTTCCACGGTCGTCACTAGCGTTTGAAGCCATGAGTCGACGTCAGTCACACCGCTCCTGTACATCATGCACAAGTCGAATGCGCAAGAGcctagaggaaaaaaaaaagtaatgtaaAGAAACGTGCTAAGAGAAAAGATGTGTTTACTTAATTACTTTGGAAATATGGTTTAAAAGTAATTTAAATTTTGTAAATGTAAACTCACCGATATGATGATGTAGATCAGGGTTGTTTCTTACTACAGGCAGCAACACCGTCTTGCAACGAGCTGTGTACTCGTCCATTTGTGCAGAGTCAGCACGGCACGGGTTACCCTGCAAATAAAGGATTTATTAcccgaaatttttttttttttttttttttttttttttttaatttaaccaAACAAGTTATACGTACAATTGCCGGACAGCCTGCAGTGATTTCGTGATGGTTGCAATCCTGATTTGTTTGATCTTTTGTCTAGGATCAGAAAGAAAATATAGTATTAGATAAACTGAAATTACTtcaggataatttttttttttttaacaagtaaaaaaaaaattaatcattCAATAAGCCAAACTAAACCTTCCAGGTAAGAGGGAATTCTCGAGGATAGGCGTCCAGTTTGTGGACGATTGAGAAGCGGTCTGTGAAGTCATCGTGGAGGTAGAAATTAAAGTGACCACAGAGTCCGTCGAGGCTCCCAGTATGACTGGGGTGAGCCCATATGTCCAGTCTATGATGGCAGTGATGCAGCTGTTGGAGTCGTGAGAAGAGAATTTTGTAAGAACTTTGAAGCATTCAACTCATGAAATACCAAATTATTTAAGAAAATACAAACATCGAAGACTTGCCACTAGCCAAGTGGATCCAACGAGGATTACGCAGTTCCTCCTACGCCAGGCTAGTACTGGTCGAGGACCATCCGAAGACCAAACAGAATGGATCCCACTTTCCGGCACGGTGTATGGTGAACCGTTTACCATAAACTAAAataggaagagtaagaacaaatAAGGGAAATAGGATTCAATACCAATTAAGATAATGTGAAACCTGTGGCAGCGAAAATTTTGAAGATGTTAAATGTAGAGAAAAAAAGATATCCCAAGAGTTTTGCCTAACAAGGAAGGTATTTCAGTATCCTATAGAACCTCAAATAACTAGGGCTGTACAAAGTTCTTACGTCGAATACTGAATCAGCATAGAGGGTAATTATAGTGTGTGGGTCGTTTCTGAAAGTAGTCGTCGTTAGGCAGGATGCACATCCCCAGCAACGACCGAAATCACTGTAGACAGCAACGTCAGGAGTATAGGTGAAGTCATTTTGCGTGATTGTGTAGTTACATGCGCCATGCCAGTCATACGTATGGTTGTCAAATGTCACCAAGTGAGGGTCGTTGTATACCGTACACATGCTACCTGTGGAAGCAATTAGTTCATTTGCGTATTAATTAATTAAGTGAATATAGTACAGATCAACGAAGAAAACCAACTCTTACAACAATCTCTAACGCGCTCCAAGAAGTGCCATTCTCCGTTCTCACAGACTAGTGGTAAGCAGGTGGGCATTTCGTAACCTTCAGGATACAGGACTCCGTCCAATTCACAGCCTGCAGAAATACTTTAAATATTAAAAGTTTGCGTTGTGTAATCTGAATTTTCTTTACACCACAATGGATAATGCTTTAAAGTTCAGAATAAATTTGCAAGTCAAAAACAAGGCTTTGATTTTGTCCGAAATTAAAGCCGCATTAAGTCAAAGAATTTTTTTGATTGGAGAAGAGAGAAAACTGGTCTAATGTATTATGTTCAGGTTTAAGATTTTTCAAGTCTAAAGTTCACAAAGCAACGTACAGGGTTTAAAAAAAGGGAGGGGGTTGGGGGTTATAGAATTAAAACTAAAAAGTTTTAGAAggggaaagaaaaaaggaaaaattCTTACAGCTGGTGTTGCCGGGTTTGCCTATGTATCTTTTCTCAAATTTCCCGTCATTACAAATTAGCTGAAAGCAACAGCGTGGTAGAGTCAGGGCTGGTTTCCCGTGTTTAACTTTAGCAGAGCCAAAGCAACAAGGACGGTGGAGCGGCTTAAGTTCGTCCTTTATAACTGCCGATAAGAAAGGgggaaaaaagtaaaaaaaaaaaagtaaagttTAAGAAGCTAAGCAAATATGAAAACTTAATTCCAATTTATAACAAAAGCACAATACAGTGAtgggaacgatacacaaataagccgcacatgggagagaggagtTGTGATGAAGTTTCGGACCGACTTTGACCCATTAAAATCTGGCCGAAACGTCGTTGCAAGctcctctatgtgcgggttatttgtgtaccaagAACAATTTACCTCTACTTTCAGCGAGTGTAAGTAGAGTCAGCAATGACATTACCAGAGAAGTGCGGAAAATCATCCTGACTATTCTGAAATCAGAAATAATGGAATTTGAGAAGTATGCAGAAAACAGTAATCCAACTATACAATACGAGTCTGAAT
Above is a window of Cherax quadricarinatus isolate ZL_2023a chromosome 52, ASM3850222v1, whole genome shotgun sequence DNA encoding:
- the LOC138854216 gene encoding kielin/chordin-like protein codes for the protein MIFRTSLVMSLLTLLTLAESRVIKDELKPLHRPCCFGSAKVKHGKPALTLPRCCFQLICNDGKFEKRYIGKPGNTSCCELDGVLYPEGYEMPTCLPLVCENGEWHFLERVRDCCSMCTVYNDPHLVTFDNHTYDWHGACNYTITQNDFTYTPDVAVYSDFGRCWGCASCLTTTTFRNDPHTIITLYADSVFDFMVNGSPYTVPESGIHSVWSSDGPRPVLAWRRRNCVILVGSTWLVLHHCHHRLDIWAHPSHTGSLDGLCGHFNFYLHDDFTDRFSIVHKLDAYPREFPLTWKTKDQTNQDCNHHEITAGCPAIGNPCRADSAQMDEYTARCKTVLLPVVRNNPDLHHHIGSCAFDLCMMYRSGVTDVDSWLQTLVTTVEDTAHLLLGRDAFEDVIIPARLASSTVTVLTTILHKEVVTSMVTSLTDGFSTVLVFYDYGDAAVISTPTMDFFPSYDYDYSLVTSTSNTLAYYDDSTVVSPLAHSSYDYDDSSVQPNTVLSLR